From Solanum lycopersicum chromosome 8, SLM_r2.1, the proteins below share one genomic window:
- the LOC101244404 gene encoding TATA-binding protein-associated factor BTAF1 isoform X1, translated as MAQQQSSRLNRLLTLLDTGSTQATRLTAARQIGEIAKSHPQDLNSLLSKVSQYLRSKKWDTRVAAAHAIGSIAENVKHTTLAEHCSSVEVKMSEEGISGNVEELVAWPNCYPKIGGTSFRSFDLNKVLEFGALLASAGQEYDIPMDNSKNSRERLARQKQNLRRRLGLDVCEQFMDVNEMIRDEDLIMQRANSPGNGVAAQYYSSRPVGNIRQYVANMVPSVRSRRPSARELNLLKRKAKISSKDQTKGWNKDGDTEAPQAQDIISPRGMCPDMSSSNKLLGENISDEDGLEYDGDKIWPFQSFVEQLILDMFDPLWEVRHGSVMAMREILTHQGANAGVIIPDLSCDSALNIKIKERVNENTVKRERPIDLNMQVPPDELESVSKKLKVEPEDAAFLPMDTMVCTSTDGDPGGVSVKVEDVGLSLAVDQTNGEVSSGSVKFETQSHLSGGILGNDMSDEKRVGVDKTPMEKMGVLENLPENCELMNLVRLARHSWLKNCEFLQDCAIRFLCVLSLERFGDYVSDQVVAPVRETCAQALGAVLKYMHPTLVHETLNILLQMQRRPEWEIRHGSLLGIKYLVAVRQEMLPELLGCVLPACKAGLEDPDDDVRAVAADALLPTAGSVVALNGQLLHSIIMLLWDILLDLDDLSPSTSSVMNLLAEIYSQEQMIPKTFGEKKKFDLNEIDRQDYLGEGTWSSENPYMLSTLAPRLWPFMRHSITSVRYSAIRTLERLLEAEYKRSIAESSSSFWPSFILGDTLRIVFQNLLLESNEEIVQCSGRVWRILLQCPVEDLEDASKAYFPSWLELATTPYGSSLDTAKMFWPVALPRKSHFKAAAKMRAVKPENDSLKSICSDSGEGTTVLEKSGEASTSSGKIMVGADVDMSVTYTRVVTATVLGILASRLREGYLQFFVDPLWKALTSLSGVQRQVASMVLISWFKELKTRNISDMDGVIAGISSKFRSWLLDLLACTNPAFPTKDSLLPYIELSRTYDKMRNEARQLYHATDLSEMLKDLLSSTPVDLDNLSADDAITFASKLQFSSINTTGEEPVERNSLDELETFKQRLLTTSGYLKCVQNNLHVTVSSLLAAAVVWMNELPVKLNPIILPLMASIKREQEEILQSKAAEALAELIYRCMGRKPGPNDKLIKNLCCLTCMDPCETPQAGILNSIEIIEEQDLLSSGSSSHRHKSKVHMLSPGEDRSKVEGFISRRGSELALKFLCEKLGGSLFEKLPKLWDCVVEVLKPCSLEGMTAEDERLLSQAIELVKDPQNLINNIQVVRSIAPMLDETLRPKLLTLLPCIFRCVRYSHIAVRLAASRCITTMAKSMTLDVMGSVIENVVPMLGDITSVHSKQGAGMLVSLLVQGLGIELVPYAPLLVVPLLRCMSDSDHSVRQSVTHSFATLVPLLPLARGVSPPVGLSEHLSRSQEDVKFLEQLIDNSHIDDYKLSTELKVTLRRYQQEGINWLAFLKRFNLHGILCDDMGLGKTLQASAIVASDLAEHIALNSSQDLPPSLIICPSTLVGHWVYEIEKFIDGSLLTTLQYVGSAQERSSLRSQFNQHNVIVTSYDVIRKDVDHLRQLFWNYCILDEGHIIKNSKSKITVAVKQLKAQHRLILSGTPIQNNVLDLWSLFDFLMPGFLGTERQFHASYGKPLLAARDPKCAAKDAEAGVLAMEALHKQVMPFLLRRTKDEVLSDLPEKIIQDRYCDLSPVQLKLYEQFSGSHVRQEISSMVKHNESDESQKKDLPKASSHVFQALQYLLKLCSHPLLVFGERVSESLSSVVSELFSPGSDIVSELHQLQHSPKLVALQEILSECGIGVDSGSEGTICVGQHRVLIFAQHKALLDIIERDLFQNHMKNVTYLRLDGSVEPEKRFDIVKAFNSDPTIDVLLLTTHVGGLGLNLTSADTLVFMEHDWNPMRDHQAMDRAHRLGQRKVVNVHRLIMRGTLEEKVMSLQRFKVSVANAVINSENASLKTMNTDQLLDLFTSAESKKGASRSKRTDEKSDVDSILPRSGKGLKAILGGLEELWDQSQYTEEYNLGQFLAKLNG; from the exons GATTAGATGTGTGTGAACAGTTCATGGATGTCAATGAAATGATAAGGGATGAGGACCTGATCATGCAGAGAGCTAATTCTCCAGGAAATGGTGTTGCTGCTCAATATTATTCATCTAGACCCGTTGGCAATATCCGGCAATATGTTGCAAATATGGTACCAAGTGTCAGATCTCGGAGGCCAAGTGCACGAGAACTAAATCTTTTGAAGCGGAAAGCAAAAATAAGCTCAAAGGACCAAACAAAAGGATGGAATAAGGATGGAGATACAGAAGCTCCACAAGCACAAGATATAATATCTCCTAGGGGCATGTGTCCTGACATGTCGAGCTCTAATAAG CTACTTGGTGAAAACATCTCTGATGAAGATGGTCTAGAGTATGATGGAGATAAGATTTGGCCATTTCAGAGTTTTGTTGAGCAACTcatccttgatatgtttgatccTC TATGGGAGGTTCGTCATGGCAGTGTCATGGCTATGAGAGAGATCTTAACTCATCAAGGGGCTAATGCAGGAGTTATCATTCCAGACTTGTCATGTGATAGtgcattaaatattaaaataaaagagagggTAAACGAGAATACTGTCAAAAGGGAGAGGCCAATTGATCTTAATATGCAAGTTCCACCTGATGAGTTGGAGTCAGTTTCCAAGAAACTGAAGGTTGAACCTGAAGATGCAGCTTTCTTGCCGATGGATACCATGGTCTGTACTAGCACGGATGGTGATCCTGGTGGTGTTAGTGTAAAAGTGGAAGATGTTGGATTGAGTTTGGCTGTTGACCAGACAAATGGTGAAGTTAGCAGTGGTTCTGTTAAGTTCGAGACTCAATCTCATCTTAGTGGTGGAATCCTGGGTAATGATATGTCAGATGAGAAACGAGTTGGCGTGGATAAGACTCCAATGGAAAAGATGGGCGTTCTAGAAAACCTTCCCGAGAATTGTGAGCTGATGAACTTGGTTAGATTGGCTAGGCATTCTTGGCTCAAGAATTGTGAATTTCTTCAGGATTGTGCTATTCGTTTCCTATGTGTCTTATCATTGGAACG TTTTGGAGACTATGTATCGGATCAAGTTGTGGCTCCTGTTCGTGAGACTTGTGCACAAGCTTTGGGTGCTGTGCTTAAGTACATGCATCCTACTCTAGTTCATGAGACACTGAATATCTTGCTACAGATGCAG CGTAGACCGGAATGGGAGATTCGCCATGGGAGTCTTTTGGGGATCAAATACCTAGTTGCCGTTCGGCAG GAAATGCTTCCTGAGTTGCTTGGCTGTGTTCTCCCGGCATGTAAAGCTGGGCTTGAAGATCCTGATGATGACGTGAGAGCTGTTGCAGCAGATGCTTTATTACCCACTGCAGGGTCTGTTGTTGCATTAAATGGTCAGCTGTTGCATTCTATAATCATGTTGCTTTGGGATATTTTGCTTGACTTGGATGATCTCAGTCCATCTACAAGCAG TGTGATGAATCTGTTGGCAGAGATCTACTCCCAAGAGCAAATGATTCCCAAAACTTTTggggagaaaaaaaaatttgatctcAATGAAATTGATCGCCAAGATTACCTTGGGGAAGGGACATGGTCTTCAGAAAATCCTTACATGTTATCAACATTGGCGCCAAGATTATGGCCTTTCATGAGACATAGTATCACTTCAGTCCGTTATTCAGCTATCCGGACTCTT GAGCGATTGCTTGAAGCCGAATATAAGAGGAGCATTGCTGAGTCATCCAGCTCTTTCTGGCCTTCATTTATTTTGGGTGATACTCTCAGGATTGTTTTTCAGAATTTGCTGCTTGAATCAAATGAGGAGATCGTGCAGTGCTCAGGCAGGGTTTGGAGGATCCTTCTCCAG TGCCCAGTGGAAGACTTAGAAGATGCTTCGAAGGCATATTTTCCGTCCTGGTTGGAGTTAGCAACTACTCCATATGGTTCATCATTGGATACTGCAAAAATGTTTTGGCCTGTAGCGCTTCCTCGAAAAAGCCACTTCAAAGCAGCTGCAAAGATGCGAGCTGTGAAACCAGAaaacgattccctcaaaagcATATGCTCAGATTCAGGTGAAGGCACTACTGTGCTGGAGAAAAGTGGAGAGGCTTCCACTAGCAGCGGAAAGATTATGGTGGGTGCTGATGTCGACATGTCGGTCACATATACACGCGTTGTTACTGCCACAGTCTTGGGCATTTTAGCTTCTAGGTTGCGTGAAGGTTATTTGCAATTTTTTGTTGACCCCTTGTGGAAGGCGCTTACCTCTCTATCTGGAGTTCAACGACAG GTAGCTTCAATGGTGCTTATTTCTTGGTTTAAAGAACTGAAGACCAGGAACATTTCTGATATGGATGGGGTCATCGCTGGCATCTCAAGTAAATTTAGGAGCTGGTTGTTGGATTTGCTAGCCTGCACTAATCCAGCGTTTCCTACGAAAGATTCTCTTCTTCCTTACATTGAACTCTCAAGAACATATGATAAAATGCGTAATGAAGCTCGTCAACTGTACCATGCGACGGATTTATCTGAAATGCTTAAAGATTTGTTATCATCTACCCCAGTTGACTTGGATAATCTCAGCGCAGATGATGCAATTACTTTTGCATCTAAACTTCAGTTTTCAAGTATTAATACTACAGGAGAGGAACCTGTTGAGCGGAACAGTCTGGACGAACTAGAAACATTCAAACAGAGGCTTTTGACCACTTCTGGGTATTTGAAATGCGTCCAG AATAATTTGCATGTTACTGTCTCTTCTTTACTGGCTGCTGCTGTTGTCTGGATGAATGAACTTCCCGTGAAATTGAATCCAATTATATTACCTTTGATGGCTTCTATTAAGAGAGAACAG GAGGAGATATTACAAAGTAAGGCGGCTGAGGCTCTTGCAGAGCTTATCTATCGTTGTATGGGACGGAAGCCTGGACCAAATGATAAGTTAATTAAGAACCTATGTTGTTTGACATGCATGGATCCTTGCGAGACACCTCAAGCTGGAATTTTGAATTCTATAGAAATAATTGAAGAGCAGGATCTTCTATCCTCGGGAAGTAGCAGTCATAGACATAAATCAAAAGTTCATATGCTCTCCCCTGGTGAAGACCGTTCAAAGGTTGAGGGATTCATCAGTAGACGTGGATCTGAACTTGCCTTGAAGTTCTTATGTGAAAAATTGGGTGGATCTTTGTTTGAGAAGCTTCCCAAGCTGTGGGACTGCGTAGTGGAAGTTCTTAAGCCTTGTAGTCTTGAAGGCATGACTGCAGAAGATGAAAGACTTCTTTCTCAAGCTATTGAGTTGGTCAAGGATCCTCAGAACTTGATTAACAATATCCAG GTGGTCCGTTCCATTGCACCGATGCTGGATGAGACATTAAGACCGAAACTCCTCACTCTCCTACCATGCATTTTCAGATGTGTTCGTTATTCACATATTGCCGTGAGATTAGCTGCATCTAGATGTATTACAACCATGGCCAAGTCAATGACATTGGATGTGATGGGCTCAGTTATTGAGAATGTGGTTCCTATGTTAGGTGACATTACATCTGTACATTCTAAACAAGGAGCTGGCATGCTTGTCAGTTTGCTTGTCCAGGGACTTGGTATCGAGTTGGTTCCATATGCTCCCCTATTAGTAGTTCCCCTTCTGAGGTGTATGAGTGACTCAGATCATTCTGTCAGACAGAGTGTGACACATAGTTTTGCCACCCTTGTGCCTCTACTTCCATTAGCACGTGGTGTTTCTCCTCCTGTTGGTCTTAGTGAACACCTATCAAGAAGTCAAGAAGATGTTAAATTTTTGGAGCAGCTAATTGACAACTCTCACATAGACGATTACAAGCTCTCAACTGAACTAAAGGTGACATTGAGAAG GTACCAACAAGAAGGTATAAATTGGTTGGCATTTTTGAAGCGCTTTAATCTTCACGGAATATTATGTGATGACATGGGCCTTGGTAAGACCCTTCAAGCATCAGCAATTGTGGCATCTGATTTAGCAGAGCACATTGCTCTAAATAGTTCCCAGGATCTACCTCCATCCTTGATAATATGCCCTTCAACCCTTGTTGGCCACTGGGTTTATGAAATAGAGAAGTTTATTGATGGTTCTTTGCTTACCACCCTCCAGTATGTTGGTTCTGCTCAAGAACGCAGTTCTCTACGGTCTCAGTTTAATCAGCATAATGTTATTGTGACATCATATGATGTTATCCGCAAAGATGTTGATCATCTTAGACAACTATTTTGGAACTATTGCATTCTAGATGAGGGACATATTATAAAGAATTCTAAGTCTAAAATAACGGTAGCTGTTAAACAATTGAAGGCACAACACCGCCTCATTCTGAGTGGAACACCAATACAG AATAATGTGTTGGATCTGTGGTCACTCTTCGACTTTCTTATGCCAGGGTTTCTTGGAACTGAAAGACAA TTCCATGCCTCCTACGGTAAACCACTACTAGCTGCCCGGGATCCCAAATGTGCAGCCAAGGATGCTGAAGCAGGTGTGCTTGCTATGGAAGCATTGCACAAGCAG GTGATGCCTTTTCTCCTTCGCCGGACTAAAGATGAAGTCTTATCTGATCTGCCAGAGAAAATTATTCAGGATAGATACTGTGACCTGAGTCCTGTTCAGCTAAAACTCTATGAACAATTTTCTGGTTCACATGTAAGACAAGAAATTTCCAGCATGGTGAAGCACAATGAATCAGATGAGAGCCAAAAAAAAGATTTACCAAAAGCATCTTCTCATGTATTCCAG GCACTTCAGTACTTGCTTAAACTTTGTAGTCATCCTCTGCTTGTGTTTGGGGAGAGAGTTTCAGAATCTCTCTCATCTGTTGTGTCAGAGCTCTTCTCTCCTGGTTCTGACATTGTTTCAGAACTCCATCAACTCCAACACTCTCCCAAACTAGTTGCCTTGCAGGAGATCCTTTCAGAGTGTGGAATTGGTGTTGATTCAGGTTCTGAAGGCACTATTTGTGTGGGACAGCACAGAGTCCTGATATTTGCACAACATAAG GCCTTGTTGGACATCATTGAGAGAGACCTGTTTCAAAATCATATGAAGAA TGTTACTTACTTGAGGCTGGATGGATCAGTTGAACCAGAAAAGCGCTTTGACATTGTTAAAGCCTTCAATTCGGATCCTACTATAGATGTTTTATTGCTTACTACACATG TTGGTGGGCTTGGTTTGAACCTGACATCAGCTGATACCCTTGTGTTCATGGAGCATGACTGGAATCCAATGCGAGATCACCAG GCTATGGATCGAGCTCACAGGTTGGGCCAGCGAAAAGTTGTGAATGTGCATCGTCTCATTATGCGAGGAACCTTGGAAGAAAAAGTAATGAGTCTCCAAAGGTTCAAAGTGTCTGTTGCCAATGCAGTGATCAATTCAGAGAATGCAAGTTTGAAAACGATGAATACAGACCAGTTACTTGATCTATTTACTTCGGCTGAAAGCAAAAAG GGAGCCAGTAGATCCAAAAGAACTGATGAAAAATCTGACGTGGACTCAATCTTGCCACGTAGTGGAAAGGGATTGAAAGCCATTCTCGGAGGATTGGAGGAGCTTTGGGATCAGTCACAATACACAGAGGAGTATAACCTGGGTCAGTTCTTAGCTAAGCTTAATGGATAA